Proteins co-encoded in one Arachis stenosperma cultivar V10309 chromosome 7, arast.V10309.gnm1.PFL2, whole genome shotgun sequence genomic window:
- the LOC130940883 gene encoding NAD(P)H-dependent 6'-deoxychalcone synthase-like yields the protein MGAATVAIPEVVLESSNGQRRIPVIGLGTAPEASSKVSTKDAVVEAIKQGYRHFDAASAYGVEQSVGEAIQEALQLGLISSRDQLFITTKIWVTDNHPHLILPALQKSLKTLQLDYLDLYLIHWPISAKPGKVTYPIEQSELVPFDMEGVWKSMEECQRLGLTKAIGVSNFSIKKLQKLLSFATIPPAVNQVEVNLAFQQHKLREFCKSKGITVTAFSPLRKGASRGTNMVMDNDVLKELADAHGKTVAQICLRWIYEQGLTVVAKSYDKERMKQNLEIFDWCLTDEDYKKISEIHQDRLIKGPTKPLLHDLWDEDDHQ from the exons ATGGGTGCAGCCACAGTAGCAATCCCCGAAGTGGTTCTAGAATCATCGAATGGGCAACGCAGAATCCCAGTGATTGGGCTGGGCACTGCCCCTGAAGCCAGCAGCAAGGTGTCGACGAAAGACGCTGTTGTTGAGGCCATTAAGCAAGGCTACAGGCACTTCGATGCCGCCTCTGCTTACGGCGTTGAGCAGTCCGTCGGAGAAGCCATCCAAGAAGCTCTCCAACTTGGACTCATTTCTTCCCGGGATCAACTCTTCATCACCACCAAAATCTGGGTCACTGACAACCACCCTCACCTCATTCTCCCTGCTCTCCAGAAATCACTCAA GACACTTCAACTGGACTacttggacctgtatctgaTCCACTGGCCCATATCAGCAAAACCAGGAAAGGTGACATATCCCATTGAGCAGTCGGAGCTGGTGCCATTTGACATGGAGGGTGTCTGGAAATCCATGGAGGAATGCCAGAGACTGGGCCTCACTAAAGCCATTGGAGTCAGCAACTTCTCCATCAAGAAACTCCAGAAGCTTCTCTCCTTTGCCACCATCCCCCCCGCAGTGAACCAGGTGGAAGTCAACCTTGCCTTCCAGCAACACAAGCTGAGGGAATTCTGCAAGTCCAAAGGCATCACCGTAACTGCCTTCTCTCCTCTGAGGAAAGGTGCAAGCAGGGGAACCAACATGGTGATGGACAACGACGTTCTCAAGGAACTGGCTGACGCTCATGGCAAGACTGTTGCTCAGATCTGTCTGCGATGGATCTACGAGCAAGGCTTGACGGTTGTGGCTAAGAGCTATGACAAGGAGAGAATGAAGCAGAACCTGGAGATCTTCGATTGGTGTTTGACGGACGAAGATTACAAgaaaattagtgaaatccatCAAGATAGACTCATCAAGGGACCCACC
- the LOC130940886 gene encoding uncharacterized protein LOC130940886, which translates to MATVEVATAKAALVEDTTSDASFKVEKEHQLENTTSTEQVLETTTPPAPQEPSVEVTDETKEQEESKTVVVVKEEEPQEEEEKEKEKEEAVVEEETKTKEEANADPPKDEAKDDKVEAETEAEAPEAEKKVKTEEEASEEQVNTEGEAGPAEKSE; encoded by the exons ATGGCCACCGTTGAG GTTGCAACAGCAAAGGCTGCACTAGTGGAGGACACAACAAGCGATGCATCATTCAAGGTTGAAAAGGAGCATCAGCTGGAGAACACCACCTCAACAGAACAAGTTCTTGAGACCACCACACCACCAGCCCCACAAGAACCCTCAGTTGAGGTTACTGATGAAAccaaagaacaagaagaaagcAAGACTGTAGTAGTAGTCAAGGAAGAAGAGCcccaagaagaagaagaaaaagaaaaagaaaaagaagaagctgttGTTGAGGAAGAAACCAAAACCAAAGAAGAAGCTAATGCTGATCCTCCTAAAGATGAAGCTAAGGATGACAAGGTTGAAGCCGAAACCGAAGCCGAAGCTCCAGAAGCTGAGAAGAAGGTGAAAACAGAAGAAGAAGCCTCAGAGGAGCAAGTGAACACAGAAGGAGAAGCAGGTCCAGCTGAGAAGAGTGAATAG
- the LOC130940884 gene encoding uncharacterized protein LOC130940884 isoform X2, with protein MWLEREVMAASGVWKASMVRSGREEVYVAAMPLRATKGPPQLLMSAAYSLNFWNFHHFMVIINKPCSFQLLVYDFQPKDPEDPYAALAVLSGRSVPGAVLVRKLKKLPRSKCWLVGYSKEDAEKVATEFNKTWETSLRVGVHDCRHYTNVTELTGEKDVLKCLKNIVA; from the exons ATGTGGTTAGAGAGAGAGGTAATGGCAGCTTCAGGTGTATGGAAGGCATCCATGGTAAGAAGTGGGAGAGAAGAAGTGTATGTAGCAGCAATGCCTCTGAGGGCCACAAAGGGACCACCCCAGCTCCTCATGTCTGCTGCTTACTCTCTCAATTTCTGGAATTTCCACCATTTCATGGTCATCATCAACAAACCCTGCTCTTTTCAGCTTTTGGTTTATGATTTTCAACCAAAAGACCCTGAAGATCCATATGCTGCACTAGCAGTTCTATCTGGTAGATCAGTGCCAG GAGCTGTCCTGGTGAGGAAGCTGAAAAAATTGCCAAGAAGTAAATGTTGGCTGGTTGGATATTCAAAAGAAGACGCTGAAAAAGTAGCAACTGAATTCAACAAAACATGGGAAACAAGTTTGAGAGTTGGTGTTCACGATTGTCGTCACTATACCAACG TGACAGAATTGACCGGGGAAAAAGATGTGCTGAAATGTTTGAAGAACATCGTCGCTTAA
- the LOC130940884 gene encoding uncharacterized protein LOC130940884 isoform X3, with protein sequence MWLEREVMAASGVWKASMVRSGREEVYVAAMPLRATKGPPQLLMSAAYSLNFWNFHHFMVIINKPCSFQLLVYDFQPKDPEDPYAALAVLSGRSVPGAVLVRKLKKLPRSKCWLVGYSKEDAEKVATEFNKTWETSLRVGVHDCRHYTNELTGEKDVLKCLKNIVA encoded by the exons ATGTGGTTAGAGAGAGAGGTAATGGCAGCTTCAGGTGTATGGAAGGCATCCATGGTAAGAAGTGGGAGAGAAGAAGTGTATGTAGCAGCAATGCCTCTGAGGGCCACAAAGGGACCACCCCAGCTCCTCATGTCTGCTGCTTACTCTCTCAATTTCTGGAATTTCCACCATTTCATGGTCATCATCAACAAACCCTGCTCTTTTCAGCTTTTGGTTTATGATTTTCAACCAAAAGACCCTGAAGATCCATATGCTGCACTAGCAGTTCTATCTGGTAGATCAGTGCCAG GAGCTGTCCTGGTGAGGAAGCTGAAAAAATTGCCAAGAAGTAAATGTTGGCTGGTTGGATATTCAAAAGAAGACGCTGAAAAAGTAGCAACTGAATTCAACAAAACATGGGAAACAAGTTTGAGAGTTGGTGTTCACGATTGTCGTCACTATACCAACG AATTGACCGGGGAAAAAGATGTGCTGAAATGTTTGAAGAACATCGTCGCTTAA
- the LOC130941113 gene encoding rho GDP-dissociation inhibitor 1 — MGFFGKGGPAQAAAAEGGDNKDNEEEKSDGEPLSRQMSESSTVYATDQEEDDEFASKLQLGPQTTLKEQLEKDKDDESLRRWKEQLLGNVDVNNVTEVLEPEVKIISLSIVSPGREDIVLPIPENGNPKGLWFTLKEGSPYRLKFTFVVSNNIVSGFKYTNTVWKTGVKVDSAKEMLGTFSPQAEPYTHEMPEETTPSGLFARGQYSAKSRFVDDDNKCYLEINYTFDIKKDWA; from the exons atgGGGTTCTTTGGAAAAGGTGGTCCGGCGCAGGCGGCGGCAGCAGAAGGAGGAGATAACAAAGACAACGAAGAGGAGAAGAGTGACGGTGAGCCTCTGAGCAGGCAGATGAGTGAGTCTTCAACTGTGTATGCAACTGATCAGGAGGAAGATGATGAGTTTGCATCCAAGTTGCAGCTGGGTCCTCAAACCACTCTCAaggagcaacttgagaaagataag GATGACGAGAGTCTAAGGAGATGGAAGGAACAACTTCTTGGGAATGTGGATGTGAACAATGTGACAGAGGTTCTGGAACCAGAAGTGAAAATAATAAGCCTTTCAATAGTGTCACCTGGAAGAGAGGACATAGTGCTTCCAATACCTGAGAATGGGAATCCAAAGGGTCTATGGTTCACTCTCAAGGAAGGAAGCCCATACCGCTTGAAATTCACTTTTGTAGTCAGCAATAATATTGTGTCTGGATTCAAGTACACCAATACTGTATGGAAGACTGGTGTAAAGG TGGACAGTGCAAAAGAGATGCTTGGAACATTCAGCCCTCAGGCAGAGCCTTACACACATGAGATGCCAGAAGAAACCACACCCTCTGGCTTGTTTGCTAGAGGACAATACTCTGCTAAATCAAGG TTTGTTGATGATGACAACAAATGCTACCTGGAGATCAACTACACTTTTGATATTAAGAAGGATTGGGCTTAA
- the LOC130940884 gene encoding uncharacterized protein LOC130940884 isoform X1 — MWLEREVMAASGVWKASMVRSGREEVYVAAMPLRATKGPPQLLMSAAYSLNFWNFHHFMVIINKPCSFQLLVYDFQPKDPEDPYAALAVLSGRSVPGAVLVRKLKKLPRSKCWLVGYSKEDAEKVATEFNKTWETSLRVGVHDCRHYTNDLVTELTGEKDVLKCLKNIVA; from the exons ATGTGGTTAGAGAGAGAGGTAATGGCAGCTTCAGGTGTATGGAAGGCATCCATGGTAAGAAGTGGGAGAGAAGAAGTGTATGTAGCAGCAATGCCTCTGAGGGCCACAAAGGGACCACCCCAGCTCCTCATGTCTGCTGCTTACTCTCTCAATTTCTGGAATTTCCACCATTTCATGGTCATCATCAACAAACCCTGCTCTTTTCAGCTTTTGGTTTATGATTTTCAACCAAAAGACCCTGAAGATCCATATGCTGCACTAGCAGTTCTATCTGGTAGATCAGTGCCAG GAGCTGTCCTGGTGAGGAAGCTGAAAAAATTGCCAAGAAGTAAATGTTGGCTGGTTGGATATTCAAAAGAAGACGCTGAAAAAGTAGCAACTGAATTCAACAAAACATGGGAAACAAGTTTGAGAGTTGGTGTTCACGATTGTCGTCACTATACCAACG ATTTAGTGACAGAATTGACCGGGGAAAAAGATGTGCTGAAATGTTTGAAGAACATCGTCGCTTAA